In Herbaspirillum seropedicae, a single window of DNA contains:
- a CDS encoding GntR family transcriptional regulator gives MLDQTGVDARLPLYLQLRDLLATQIRAQKWQPGQPIPSEAELSQTYQVAVGTVRRAIETLMAEGLVERTHGRGTFVRKARFDNSLFRFFRFESADGRPLAPKSVIVSRKLVEAPAQAAEALQLKPHAKVIELHRLRMVDGQPVLAENIYLCAQRFKALADKAPEEFGDLLYPLYERECGLIVASARETLTVETVTAAQAKLLGLTEKTPVVMIERIAFGSDGQPLEWRQSRGAASKFRYSAEIR, from the coding sequence ATGCTTGACCAGACCGGCGTCGATGCGCGCCTGCCGCTTTATCTCCAGTTACGTGATCTGCTGGCGACCCAGATCCGCGCCCAGAAATGGCAGCCGGGCCAGCCCATTCCGTCCGAAGCCGAGCTGAGCCAGACCTACCAGGTCGCGGTGGGCACGGTGCGTCGCGCCATTGAAACGCTGATGGCCGAAGGCCTGGTGGAGCGCACGCATGGACGCGGCACCTTCGTGCGCAAGGCGCGCTTCGACAATTCGCTGTTCCGCTTCTTTCGTTTCGAATCGGCCGATGGCCGTCCGCTCGCGCCCAAGAGCGTGATCGTCAGCCGCAAGTTGGTGGAGGCGCCGGCGCAGGCGGCCGAGGCCTTGCAATTGAAGCCGCATGCCAAGGTGATCGAACTGCATCGCCTGCGCATGGTGGATGGGCAGCCTGTGCTGGCCGAGAACATCTACCTGTGCGCGCAGCGCTTCAAGGCGCTGGCCGACAAGGCGCCGGAAGAGTTCGGCGACCTGCTCTATCCCCTGTATGAGCGTGAATGCGGATTGATCGTCGCCTCGGCGCGCGAGACCTTGACGGTGGAGACGGTGACGGCGGCCCAGGCCAAGCTGCTGGGCCTGACGGAAAAGACGCCGGTGGTGATGATAGAGCGCATCGCCTTCGGCTCGGACGGCCAGCCGCTGGAGTGGCGGCAGTCGCGGGGCGCGGCGAGCAAGTTCAGGTATAGCGCGGAGATACGCTAG
- a CDS encoding type II toxin-antitoxin system MqsR family toxin — protein sequence MEKHTPHYKLAVVKSLLRQGQVRKTATALLGAAALGIDEMEMVAVVASLSSADFCKSMTTRADHRIWQDVYRPATRYGVLYVKLTVLDDVLIVSFKES from the coding sequence ATGGAAAAACATACCCCACATTACAAGCTTGCAGTCGTGAAGTCCCTGCTCAGGCAGGGGCAGGTCCGCAAAACGGCGACCGCTCTTCTCGGTGCGGCGGCACTGGGCATCGATGAAATGGAAATGGTGGCCGTCGTCGCATCGTTGAGCAGCGCAGATTTCTGCAAGAGCATGACCACCCGTGCTGATCACCGTATCTGGCAAGACGTCTATCGGCCTGCCACCCGCTACGGTGTCCTCTACGTCAAGTTGACCGTGCTTGATGATGTGCTGATCGTATCCTTCAAGGAGAGCTGA
- the yfcF gene encoding glutathione transferase, which translates to MQSSPTLLSHPVPTTPEDDVLQLYVDAQFASPYAMSVFVALREKQLPFTLHTLDLDRGQQHEPDYAQRSLTSRVPMLRHGALTLSESSAITEYLDEVFAGPRLYPQDAVARARARQVQAWLRSDLMALREERNTQVVFYGAKKAALSEEASAAAQRLFHFAGQLLPVGADSLFGQWCIADVDLALMLNRLALHGDRVPPHLEDYARRQWQRPSVQAWLTQPRPAL; encoded by the coding sequence ATGCAATCCAGTCCTACCCTCCTGTCCCACCCTGTCCCGACGACGCCCGAGGACGATGTCCTGCAGCTCTACGTCGATGCCCAGTTCGCCAGTCCCTACGCCATGTCGGTCTTCGTGGCCCTGCGCGAGAAGCAGTTGCCCTTCACCCTGCATACCCTCGACCTCGACCGCGGCCAGCAGCATGAGCCTGACTACGCCCAGCGCTCACTGACCTCGCGCGTGCCGATGCTGCGGCATGGCGCGCTGACGCTGTCGGAATCCTCGGCAATCACGGAATACCTCGACGAGGTCTTTGCCGGCCCGCGCCTCTATCCGCAGGACGCAGTGGCGCGCGCCCGCGCACGGCAGGTCCAGGCCTGGCTGCGCAGCGACCTCATGGCCCTCCGGGAAGAAAGGAATACGCAGGTGGTGTTCTATGGCGCGAAGAAGGCGGCGCTCTCGGAAGAGGCCAGCGCGGCGGCGCAGCGCCTGTTCCATTTCGCCGGGCAGTTGCTGCCCGTCGGGGCCGATAGCCTCTTCGGCCAATGGTGCATCGCCGATGTCGATCTGGCGCTCATGCTCAACCGGCTAGCCTTGCATGGCGATCGCGTGCCGCCGCACCTGGAAGACTATGCCCGCCGCCAATGGCAGCGTCCCTCGGTGCAGGCCTGGCTGACGCAGCCGCGCCCTGCGCTGTAA
- a CDS encoding MFS transporter, which yields MKYVRGIRWYMVTLVTLALIVNYLARNTLSVAAPTMMKELDMSTQQYSYIVVAWQICYAVMQPVAGYILDAVGTKIGFGIFALAWSLVCAAAAFATGWQSLAFFRALLGITEAAGIPGGVKASTEWFPAKERSVAIGWFNIGSSIGALCAPPLVVWTILHGGWKMSFVVVGALGVIWFVLWMLFYKSPRDQKLLSPEERAYILEGQEKSPEKVQRESWTKIVRSRNFWSIAIPRFLSEPAWQTFNAWIPLYMATERHMNIKEIAMFAWLPFLAADIGCVLGGYLSPLFHKHLKVSLFTSRKLVMLVGSLSMIGPACVGFVDSPYVAIALLSIGGFAHQTLSGALYSITSDVFTKNQVATATGLTGMSGYLGATLFTLLFGILVTQIGYGPLFVLLAAFDLVAVAVVFAIARPRPEAIA from the coding sequence ATGAAGTACGTAAGAGGAATCCGTTGGTATATGGTGACCCTGGTCACCCTCGCCCTGATCGTCAATTACCTGGCCCGCAACACGCTCTCGGTGGCCGCCCCGACGATGATGAAAGAGCTGGACATGAGCACCCAGCAATACTCCTACATCGTGGTGGCCTGGCAGATCTGCTATGCCGTCATGCAACCGGTGGCGGGCTATATCCTCGATGCGGTCGGCACCAAGATCGGCTTTGGCATCTTCGCGCTGGCCTGGTCGCTGGTGTGCGCAGCGGCCGCCTTTGCCACTGGCTGGCAGAGCCTGGCCTTCTTCCGGGCGCTGCTGGGCATCACCGAAGCGGCGGGCATTCCGGGCGGCGTGAAGGCCTCCACCGAGTGGTTCCCTGCCAAGGAACGTTCGGTGGCCATCGGCTGGTTCAACATCGGTTCGTCCATTGGCGCGCTGTGCGCACCGCCCTTGGTGGTGTGGACCATCCTGCACGGCGGCTGGAAGATGTCCTTCGTCGTAGTCGGCGCGCTGGGCGTGATCTGGTTCGTGCTGTGGATGCTGTTCTACAAGAGCCCGCGCGACCAGAAGCTGCTCTCGCCGGAAGAACGCGCCTACATCCTCGAGGGCCAGGAAAAATCGCCCGAGAAGGTGCAGCGTGAGAGCTGGACCAAGATCGTGCGCAGCCGCAACTTCTGGTCCATCGCCATCCCGCGCTTCCTGTCGGAGCCGGCCTGGCAGACCTTCAATGCCTGGATTCCGCTGTACATGGCCACCGAGCGCCACATGAACATCAAGGAAATCGCCATGTTCGCCTGGCTGCCTTTCCTGGCGGCCGATATCGGTTGCGTGCTGGGTGGTTACCTCAGCCCGCTGTTCCACAAGCACCTGAAGGTGTCGCTGTTTACCTCGCGCAAGCTGGTCATGCTGGTGGGCAGCCTCTCCATGATCGGGCCGGCCTGCGTGGGCTTTGTCGATAGTCCCTATGTGGCCATTGCGCTCTTGTCCATCGGCGGCTTTGCCCACCAGACACTGTCCGGCGCGCTGTATTCGATCACCTCCGACGTGTTCACCAAGAACCAGGTCGCGACCGCCACCGGCCTGACCGGCATGAGCGGCTACCTGGGTGCGACCCTGTTTACGCTGCTCTTCGGCATCCTGGTCACGCAGATCGGCTATGGTCCGCTGTTCGTGCTGCTGGCCGCGTTCGACCTGGTGGCCGTGGCCGTGGTGTTTGCGATCGCTCGCCCGCGTCCCGAGGCCATTGCCTAA